A genomic window from Betta splendens chromosome 24, fBetSpl5.4, whole genome shotgun sequence includes:
- the taf1a gene encoding TATA box-binding protein-associated factor RNA polymerase I subunit A isoform X1, with the protein MDHLDTELSPLEDLEKDDDTSDDNSSKGRRKSRLPLVNLMSTERPEVSGFRQSTHICLEKIREAMLHHRWHEAAEYMAFYPQILEDRTRTSAATNKELVWRLSTEILHHHPKSKLEDYNNIYERMKHSGVKLYLLVSLEHSFHLMLHGHIVDAKRQLSVAESWRYGKESAAQYQTIKLIQAYRSLLDYIIWCDKKFTHSDLPNFDDNQEMQNYFRQASVNLKEILKNPGVWDPFILSYVEMLEFYEDHEEALKVLNDYAYDNSLPPNPNAHVYLYQYLKRHNAPQRKLMKVLKTLHVLVPSHELMLEYSALLLQSEKKSDSEKVLGMVLEMLDFACWRRNLDVWKCLKAVIEKLQLQDDWRNIVSGKMSERKDWWPALHFTKFHASKDCEDPELMGVKVALVQILCPDLKCTKYTAGEGSKGQ; encoded by the exons ATGGATCATTTAGATACAGAGCTCAGTCCGCTGGAGGACTTAGAGAAGGACGATGACACTTCAGACGACAACTCGTCAAAAGGACGGAGGAAATCCAGGCTCCCTCTGGTCAATCTGATGTCTACAG AGAGACCAGAGGTTTCTGGGTTCCGTCAGAGTACACACATCTGCCTGGAGAAGATCAGAGAAGCCATGCTGCACCACAGATGGCACGAAGCAGCAGAATACATGGCCTTCTACCCCCAAATATTAGAGGACCGGACAAGGACCTCCGCAGCGACCAATAAAGAG CTCGTTTGGAGACTCAGCACAGAGATACTTCACCATCACCCCAAGTCAAAGCTGGAAGACTACAACAACATCTATGAAAGAATGAAACACTCAGGAGTCAAGCTCTACCTCTTG GTCAGTCTGGAGCATTCGTTCCACCTGATGCTCCACGGTCACATTGTGGATGCGAAGCGTCAGCTGTCTGTGGCTGAAAGCTGGAGGTATGGGAAGGAGTCAGCAGCTCAGTATCAGACAATTAAACTGATCCAGGCCTACAGGAGCCTACTGGATTACATCATCTGGTGTGACAAAAAGTTCACACACTCCG ATCTTCCTAACTTTGATGACAACCAAGAGATGCAAAACTACTTCAGACAAGCCTCCGTGAATCTAAAGGAGATTTTGAAAAATCCCGGAGTCTGGGACCCCTTTATACTCAGTTATGTTGAG ATGCTGGAGTTCTATGAGGATCACGAGGAAGCTTTGAAAGTCCTGAACGACTATGCATATGACAACAGTTTACCACCTAACCCTAATGCACATGTCTACTTGTACCAGTACCTTAAGCGGCATAATGCACCGCAGAGAAAACTGATGAAAGTGTTGAAG ACGCTGCACGTCTTAGTCCCAAGCCATGAGCTGATGTTGGAGTACAGCGCTCTTCTTCTCCAGTCAG AGAAAAAAAGTGACAGTGAGAAGGTTTTAGGAATGGTTCTGGAAATGCTGGACTTTGCCTGTTGGAGGCGCAACCTGGACGTGTGGAAATGTTTGAAAGCTGTAATTGaaaagttacagttaca AGACGACTGGAGGAACATTGTCTCAGGAAAAATGTCTGAGAGAAAAGACTGGTGGCCTGCGCTGCACTTCACAAAGTTCCACGCAAGTAAAGACTGCGAGGACCCAGAGCTGATGGGAGTGAAGGTGGCGCTGGTACAAATCCTCTGTCCAG ATCTCAAGTGCACAAAGTACACTGCTGGTGAAGGAAGCAAGGGACAGTGA
- the taf1a gene encoding TATA box-binding protein-associated factor RNA polymerase I subunit A isoform X2 codes for MSTERPEVSGFRQSTHICLEKIREAMLHHRWHEAAEYMAFYPQILEDRTRTSAATNKELVWRLSTEILHHHPKSKLEDYNNIYERMKHSGVKLYLLVSLEHSFHLMLHGHIVDAKRQLSVAESWRYGKESAAQYQTIKLIQAYRSLLDYIIWCDKKFTHSDLPNFDDNQEMQNYFRQASVNLKEILKNPGVWDPFILSYVEMLEFYEDHEEALKVLNDYAYDNSLPPNPNAHVYLYQYLKRHNAPQRKLMKVLKTLHVLVPSHELMLEYSALLLQSEKKSDSEKVLGMVLEMLDFACWRRNLDVWKCLKAVIEKLQLQDDWRNIVSGKMSERKDWWPALHFTKFHASKDCEDPELMGVKVALVQILCPDLKCTKYTAGEGSKGQ; via the exons ATGTCTACAG AGAGACCAGAGGTTTCTGGGTTCCGTCAGAGTACACACATCTGCCTGGAGAAGATCAGAGAAGCCATGCTGCACCACAGATGGCACGAAGCAGCAGAATACATGGCCTTCTACCCCCAAATATTAGAGGACCGGACAAGGACCTCCGCAGCGACCAATAAAGAG CTCGTTTGGAGACTCAGCACAGAGATACTTCACCATCACCCCAAGTCAAAGCTGGAAGACTACAACAACATCTATGAAAGAATGAAACACTCAGGAGTCAAGCTCTACCTCTTG GTCAGTCTGGAGCATTCGTTCCACCTGATGCTCCACGGTCACATTGTGGATGCGAAGCGTCAGCTGTCTGTGGCTGAAAGCTGGAGGTATGGGAAGGAGTCAGCAGCTCAGTATCAGACAATTAAACTGATCCAGGCCTACAGGAGCCTACTGGATTACATCATCTGGTGTGACAAAAAGTTCACACACTCCG ATCTTCCTAACTTTGATGACAACCAAGAGATGCAAAACTACTTCAGACAAGCCTCCGTGAATCTAAAGGAGATTTTGAAAAATCCCGGAGTCTGGGACCCCTTTATACTCAGTTATGTTGAG ATGCTGGAGTTCTATGAGGATCACGAGGAAGCTTTGAAAGTCCTGAACGACTATGCATATGACAACAGTTTACCACCTAACCCTAATGCACATGTCTACTTGTACCAGTACCTTAAGCGGCATAATGCACCGCAGAGAAAACTGATGAAAGTGTTGAAG ACGCTGCACGTCTTAGTCCCAAGCCATGAGCTGATGTTGGAGTACAGCGCTCTTCTTCTCCAGTCAG AGAAAAAAAGTGACAGTGAGAAGGTTTTAGGAATGGTTCTGGAAATGCTGGACTTTGCCTGTTGGAGGCGCAACCTGGACGTGTGGAAATGTTTGAAAGCTGTAATTGaaaagttacagttaca AGACGACTGGAGGAACATTGTCTCAGGAAAAATGTCTGAGAGAAAAGACTGGTGGCCTGCGCTGCACTTCACAAAGTTCCACGCAAGTAAAGACTGCGAGGACCCAGAGCTGATGGGAGTGAAGGTGGCGCTGGTACAAATCCTCTGTCCAG ATCTCAAGTGCACAAAGTACACTGCTGGTGAAGGAAGCAAGGGACAGTGA